The genomic segment ACAAGAAGTACAAGACAAGTGTCTTGGCTGTACAGCGCCCGTTGATTGTTCTGCATGGTGAAACCATCATGCACTCCTGTTTGCACACATGATCCAGGATATCTGCACAGATTTTAAACAAAGAATCCATATTTGTTGCAATATCCAGTCACTGGGCTGTTGCTATCACTGTAAATCTCAGTAATAATTTGACAAAtactgacatttgcaaatttataGCAAGCTGCCAGATGTAAACACTGCGCGATGCCAGCTATGTAATAACTCATCTATCCATCATTGTACTTAACACCCCATTTCTTCCTTAACCCACTTACCTTCATCCTACTTATCGATTGCCCCAGCTGTTCATCCATTGGCCCGTTTATCAAAGCGTCTGCCTATGAAGTCAAATGTAGGCTATCAAGGCTGCCAGCCAATCCTTACAGCAGTCATCCACTCTTCACACGCACTGGCTGAGATATCTTGtaatacgcacacacacacacaaactggtaGGCCCTCTGCTGATTAAAAGGCAATAGTAACTCGGGTCATTTCTCGCCTCCAAGCTGTGTATTTATTTCCTGTTTTATACAATAATTGCGTTACCTGTCGTATCTCCCTTTAGTCGGAGAGCCTGTGCGCGATTGTTGTAAGCAGATGCTCGCTCGGGAATAATTGCGATGGCCTGATCAAATAAATCCACGGCCGCATCAATATTCCCAGACTCCGCCAGAGATACTCCACGGAGTTCTAAGTCCTTGGCCTGTTCCACCAGCACCGAATCAAACCTGCTATCTAAGCACAACAATGGATAGGGTCAATAAAGCAAATATGCAAAATACCTACAACATGATACTAGTTTGAAATCCCTGCACGGGATCCAAGTGGAGGTAGAGAAAGAACAACTAACAAGTGGTTTGGATTATGTACAGTATTTTCCTGTGTCAGAGGACTGACAGTGAGGTTCAGGGTGGCCTGACAAGAATGGGGAATGTGACCCCCTAGACACACATTCATTCCCGGGTGCGGACTCAGCATGCTTTATAACAGACTACTGACTGTACAGCGCTGGGGTTCTATAGAGATAGCCTTGCCAAACACCATTCTCAATAGCCCAGCCGTCTCAGCCAACCCCTTGAGATTATCCCAGATGAATTTGATGCTGCCCACAAGATAAATTGATAATGCTCCCTCTCTCGTACTTAACCTTCTGAGACTGAGATAGACTCACCGTCATCGGTCAGTTCGACCTCTGTTTCTAGCCAGAGATCATCGCCAAATGGGTTGTTGGTGTTGAAGATGGTCTGCAGCACAGCCTGGTCTTTGAGGCTGCTCATGTCTTGTGGTTAACGTAAAGGAGAGTGTTGGTGCAATGGACTTTGGATTGCAGAGGCTTTCTTCACATTCAATTCCAGCCAATGGAATTGCGAGCGGAAGTCCAGACTCAGGGCACTGACCGATGGATTGCGATAAATCGCAGCGAATCAACCACAAACAAAGCCGCACGCACGTTCTTGTGAAAAACAAGTCAGCCTGAAAGCATGACACAGGGGAGATTTAAGCAGTGGTCTCATTCATTACCATTGACCAGTAATCCCATCCAAGTGTGACCCAA from the Hypanus sabinus isolate sHypSab1 chromosome X2, sHypSab1.hap1, whole genome shotgun sequence genome contains:
- the ttc36 gene encoding tetratricopeptide repeat protein 36 → MSSLKDQAVLQTIFNTNNPFGDDLWLETEVELTDDDSRFDSVLVEQAKDLELRGVSLAESGNIDAAVDLFDQAIAIIPERASAYNNRAQALRLKGDTTGALSSLNKAVELSGGKGWTASQALVQRGLLHRLNQRDAEALQDFRQAAEMGNKFARKQVTLMNPYAALCNRMLAEMLNLRNPKPSPPPSL